From Monomorium pharaonis isolate MP-MQ-018 unplaced genomic scaffold, ASM1337386v2 scaffold_484, whole genome shotgun sequence, one genomic window encodes:
- the LOC105828941 gene encoding uncharacterized protein LOC105828941 — protein sequence MLLRVNLVAILLTLNCVSRATEHSRSVLEKWQREERAVTSDKKILRYTYDNVTSESSISSVNDRNASEVAEIDRSIDEDIYSPHSKIEVKERDEARRKKRKAGKTMLALLMAYKLKFVALIPTILGGLILLKGTTLLAGFFFALFAAVLGLKIH from the exons ATGCTGTTGAGAGTTAACCTGGTCGCAATTCTGCTGACCTTGAATTGCGTCAGCCGTGCGACTGAGCATTCGAGATCGGTGCTAGAGAAATGGCAGAGGGAAGAGAGAGCCGTCACTTCCGACAAAAAGATCCTCAGGTACACGTATGATAATGTCACATCTGAGAGTTCTATTTCTTCGGTCAATGATCGCAACGCCAGCGAGGTAGCTGAGATCGATCGTTCAATTGACGAAGACATCTATAGTCCACATTCAAAGATTGAAGTGAAGGAACGAG ATGAAGCGCGGCGAAAGAAACGAAAGGCTGGCAAAACTATGTTGGCGTTATTGATGGCGTACAAACTTAAATTTGTTGCTTTAATACCAACGATACTCGGAGGTTTGATTCTTCTCAAGGGAACGACGTTACTTGCGGGATTTTTCTTCGCTTTATTCGCTGCCGTTCTTGGACTGAAGATACATTGA